The uncultured Trichococcus sp. DNA segment TACCTTTATCTTTTCCAGTAATGACTTTAACTTTATCACCAGTTTTTACGTGCATGCTTTGTTGCACCTCCTTCATTTATGACAGTTGATTACAATACTTCTGGAGCAAGGGAAACGATCTTCATGTAGTTGTTGTCACGCAATTCACGTGCAACTGGTCCAAAGATACGTGTTCCACGAGGGCTCTTGTCGTCACGAATGATTACACAAGCATTTTCGTCAAATTTGATGTAAGAACCATCTTTACGGTGTGCGCCGTGTTTCGTACGAACGATAACAGCTTTGACAACTTCACCCTTTTTGACAACACCACCGGGTGTAGCTTGTTTTACTGTGCAGACGATTGTATCACCAATTCCTGCGAATTTGCGGTTTGAACCACCTAACACTTTGATAGTTAACACTTCTTTAGCGCCTGAATTATCGGCAACTCTTAAGCGGGATTCTGTTTGTATCACGTCAGTATCCTCCTTCCGGATATAAAAATATTTATTTGTCTGATTAGATGATTACTGATTCTTCAACAACTTCAAGCAAGCGGAAGTTTTTAGTAGCAGATAGAGGACGAGTCTCCATAATTCTAACTACATCACCCATTTTAGCTTGGTTGTTTTCATCATGTGCCTTGTACTTTTTAGAGTACTTAACGCGTTTACCGTAAGTAGGATGTGTTTTTGTTGTAGATACTTCTACAACGATTGTTTTATCCATCTTGTCGGAAACAACAACACCTTGGTAGACTTT contains these protein-coding regions:
- the rplN gene encoding 50S ribosomal protein L14 — its product is MIQTESRLRVADNSGAKEVLTIKVLGGSNRKFAGIGDTIVCTVKQATPGGVVKKGEVVKAVIVRTKHGAHRKDGSYIKFDENACVIIRDDKSPRGTRIFGPVARELRDNNYMKIVSLAPEVL
- the rpsQ gene encoding 30S ribosomal protein S17; translated protein: MTEERNQRKVYQGVVVSDKMDKTIVVEVSTTKTHPTYGKRVKYSKKYKAHDENNQAKMGDVVRIMETRPLSATKNFRLLEVVEESVII